ttctagccattattcagaacattggttcttccttgccttctgtgaattcgagcatgtgtgctcccatgactctgcaactttcttcagagcagagTAGCCTTCATTTTGTTCCTCCAAACTCCCAGCCACCTCTAGCAGGTGTAACTCCttgtgcacacctcctttgcggACAGCACACTTGGTCAGCATGCATGTCTGGAAGCAGCAGCTCGACTGGAAGCAGCACCACGCAGCAGAAGCTTGCAGCCATTTCGAAAGTCAGCTGGTTTTTTGATTCTATCtacaaccctgtgattggtttgtctggttattttgggcagtgcgtGAGTCcatgtgaagtgtctttcattggttttTCTCGTACCGACATGGCCTCTTGTTCTCCGTTGGTCCGCTATTTCGCCCCATCGGCTGGATTTACAACAAGGGCTGGTTCTCGTCTAGGTGTCAAGGCcttcagaattgtctggaagttgccctccGCAAAATACTACTGGTgccgaaatgactcattcagtgataggtagagataaaacacttgtccagtaGTTAGTTCACGACTCTTTCTAAAAAACAtcctttgtcagtgggggagtttgtgaccagaccaagaagacacagagaatggtttaagatcccctctgtatattacaattctgttactttcatgaacagaatgatatgatgacccctcTCTGATGCTACAGCAGAGTAgaaaggcggaaaccactgctcactaagaagaacatgaatgctcgtctcaagtttgccaaaaagcaccctgatgatcctcaagagttctggaacaatgttctgtggacagatgagtcaaaagtggaacttttttggccaacatgggccccgttatgtctggcaaaaaccaaactctgcattccacagtaagaacctcataccaacggtcaagcaatgtggtgatagtgtcatgatttgggaatgctttgcttcatcaggacctggatgacttgccatcactgaaagaaccatgaattctgctctgtatcagagaattctacaggagaatgtcaggccatccgtccatgagctgaagctgaagcgcagctgggtcatgcagcaagacaatgatccgaaacacacaagcaagtttacatcagaatggttcaagaaatttaaagttttggaatggcctagtcaaagtccagacctaaaccccattgagatgttgtggcaggacctgaaattaGCAGTTTTCGCAAAccaacaaatgtcactgagttgaagcagttctgcatgaaggagtgggccagaattcctccattataactacaggaagcgtttggttacagttattgctgctaaaggtggcataaccagttattgagtctaagggagcgattactttttcacacgggggcattgggtgttgcataactttaataaataaatgatatgtatcaacattttgtgttatttgttcactcagggtcccttttatctaatattagattttggttgaagattgataacattcaatgtcagaaatatgcaaaaatgcagaaaatcagacggggcaaatactttttcacgacacTGTAACTTGGGTTGCAGGACAGGGGAAGGTAGAAACATCTCTTTTTTTCAGCAGTAAAGGTAAAAGTTTTCAGAAAAttatatattctttaatttaaatGAGCCTCTAAATGTAAACTGTAATTTCTTGTACTGTATTGTTGACAAGGTCTGCCATTTAGTTAAATGTCATGCTAACCAGATGTGAATTCAACTTCTGACCTGTAGCTTGGGTTGTGACGTCATACTCCTCATTTAGCCGTTTtgtctttaaataatatttagCTGTTAGgccaaataaagaaaatgtgtgGTTCCGGTTACCTGACCGACCCTATTTTTTTCCACCCGACCCTATATGTTTTTTGCTGATAACTGGCTACATTTTTCGATATCAATCTGAAAAATTGATCACTGTGCACGGCCTCGTTTTCGCTCATGCGATTTTCCAGAAGCCTCATGCAAacaagatctctctctctctcgttcactcctccgaacacccacccgggacagggagagctgcaggctatTTATTttagtgaccgagggattaaccaGCTATCAATGATCTGATTATCCCTGGGTCAGCTTCTGCACGGGTTTTCTAATTGCAAGCTGACAACcccgcctctgccagaacacattcaaaacaaaacacatggctacACCATCATatttatacataataaataataacacaaatacaaagtaCTACATTTTATAGCATGGCTTTGCCCTGCTCCTTTTATTTGTGTGCAGGGTTCCTGCCACTCTGCTACAGTAGCCTACAAAATCGTTTTGATAAATCGAAATATAAAACTacactgttaaaatgttttgccGGTACTCTTTGCAAATATTTTACCCttattatatatacttttattttttctcgTCGCTTTAAAACTGATGTAAAACTGAATGATGTCATTTGAATTATTCAACACTTCACGTTTAATTGAGCACACTCACaagtagggatgggacggtatgaaatttgcacggtatgataactgttaaaaaaaatacagtggtaaccttaatatcacggagtacagtacatcatgcaagttatcaaataaaggctcaaaagaagaaacactaatgtaaatcacttaaattaccgtaattcacaaaaataaaaccagcaaagcacacttcctttcatggaatgatttaaacatgtggtatttagtattttactatgccagataactttgtacattttcttttttataaagacgatcaaaataataaaaaaaaaaaacaaaaaaactaaaacagtacactctcaatgttatactacaacagtattaagatatgttatttgctcaaaatgacgtggtgttgtagtttaaaatattttaatgtataaaataaataaataaataaatactttgtttagctgatggcaaatagaattggtgAAATGATCAGTCTTAttacttaaaacacaaacatgtaccacaggttattatttaagaacagagatgagttgtttattttttcaaccggataaataaaatatctatagcaaaaaaaaaaaaaaaaaaaaaatacttacaagCAGTGCTTCAGCAGTGGGCAGgagggtttgagttgctcctTCAATTAAAACCAGGGGTCACACCAtgtcatctgccattgctagtactgtactgtacagataggagtttataacggAGGCTTGTCTCCTCTGAGACAAAAACTTGCTGGgatcctccaattaaaacctatGCTCAGATGATGTCATCTGCTACTTCTAGTGctgtggttaatagcagataggagttgATAAAACAGACTTGCCTCAGAAAAAAAGCATCTCGGATGGGGGATGGGGGGACAGCGCTCCAGAATTGCTCTTAATATAGGAATGGTGACTAAGGTTTaggttaaaatgtcattttttcttaaattaattgtattttgttttattgaacatttgtAATATAGTGCTAcccaactgtgtgtgtttttatatatatatatatatatatatatatatatatatatatatatatatatatatatatatatatatatatataaataataaattcatacatacagtgcctatagaaagtctacatccccttgaacttttttcacactttgttttgtcagtgcctcagtttcctgagtgtttttttacatagctcaaatgggattcaaggtttcttgagtaatggcttccttcttgccactctaccatacaggccaaatttgtggagtggttgggatattgtcacatgtacactttgaccagtattggccataaaagcctgtagctcttgcaaagttgccattggcctcttggtagcctctctgatcactcTCCTTGCTTGAtcgtccagtttggagggacggcgtgatctaggcagggtcttggtggtgccatacaccttccacttcttaataattgtcttgaccgtgctccaagggatattcaaagcctttgatattttttttatacccgtcccctgatctgtgcctttcaacaactttgtcctggagttcttttgaaagcaccttggtgctcatggttgccTTGATGGCTCGCtctgtgagttgcagcttgaaagtctttatatacctgagggaaattatctacaaattaaaccactttgagtacacacaggctgaaactattTCAGTAATTTTGTgaactttcaaacaaataattttttttttttcattgaaattgaggaggcactgcctccctcatCTCTGCTGAGGAGCCGCCACTGTTAAGATTTTGTGAATTCTCAATCCAAGACTGCTATCAACTTTCTTTCGAAATGAGTCTGGTTTTGCAAAGCAGGTATGCCTGCTTCTTTTGGTTGTGTTATCACCAAGTTTATTgggagattattatttttattttttgaaatgatAAAACGCATTatttagtggtgtgtgtgtatataacagtATATGATCACCCTAGTGCTGGTTTTAAGTTTCAGGAACACAAGCAGCCTTTTACTTTGCAGTCATGCACTGTTCTAGTTTGCCACTGTGGCTATTAATGAGCTTGTCCATAGCTTGAATGCAACACTGGCTGTAAAATGACTGGTTGCTGGATAATAGCAGCAAGGTTTAATCACATACTTTAGTTCATGGAGCAATAAGTATTGAAAAACCTAGCCTACAGGGCATGGAATAATATAAGCAGATTTAATGGATAAGTTGAAGTGAACTTTACAATAAGTCACTACTTACTGTAAAGTTTGATTCAAGATGATGGCccagtgtattttgtttattgtaaaaaccCAAACTTGTCTGTAAAACCATTTTCTGACTGACGCGctgagtgaccctgagcaagtcacttaacctccttgtgctccatcctgtggatgagatgttaaatcagtgtcccattgtaagtgactctgcatgcaATACACGGTTCACAGCCCacctctgtaaaatgctttgtgatggtggaccactatgaaaggcgcagtataaaaatagattatttattaatttattttcttttttcagccgTTTGTTCCACTGATCAGTCTCGGCTGTTCTCCAGATGTCCACAAGTTTATGTGTGAGGCATTTGTGCCAGCCTGCACTGATCAAAACAAAGTGATTCACCCGTGCAGGAGCCTGTGTGAGCGAGTGCACTCTGACTGCGCAAAGGTGATCGATACTTTTGGAGTCACATGGCCCCCGGAGCTTGAATGTGGAAGGTACAGCACTCTGAATTTAAGTGGGATATCTTGGCAAAATGTGATTGAAGATTTTAagcttttgtgtgttttttttttttttttttaatgttatttatgtatttatttatgtatttttgtccTGGTAAAAGCATTGCCgtgtgatgtgcagggtgagtcatatacTGAGGGGAGCTCAGATTCACTTCCTGGCTGTGTTCTTAATCTTTGCTAGGCATTCCATAAGGGAGAATTGCAATGTCCTAGCAGTCCCGCGGGTTGGGGAGGTAAGATTGTCAGGAACTCTTTCACCTCACCGCACTGCAGTAGTCCCCTACTAGACAGCTGTCTGGTGAGCTTCAGCATGCACCAAGTGGATGGCAGCTGGTTAACATCTGCTGTTGGGGTGATTGGATTGTTGTGAGCTGTTGCTGTGGTAATACAACACAATTGGACAATTGGGAagaaaaactggggtaaaataattggtgGTTGTGCTCAAAATCATTCTGACGCCGTCAATTTGTTTGAACATTATTTAGGTTGGAAGAATGTCGAGGTTCTCTGCCTGGTACTCCGGCTCCTTCCACTAAGCATGCGGTCACCCAGAAGACAGCCCAGCCTGTGCAGAGGGACTACGGATTCTGGTGTCCTCTGAAACTCAAGACCCCGGTTGGCCAGAGTTCCATGTTTCTGGGAGTGAGTGACTGCGCACCGCCATGTGCGAACATGTACTTCACAAGCGATGAAATCAAATTTGCCAAGAACTTCATTGGGATTCTTTCCATCATCTGCCTTTGCGCAACGCTGTTTACCTTCTTTACTTTCCTAATTGACGTCAAGAGGTTCAGATACCCTGAGCGTCCGATCATCTTCTACGCCGTGTGTTACAGCATCGTCTCCTTAATCTACTTCACAGGGTTCCTGCTGGATAACAGTACAGCTTGCAACAAGTCTAATGAGAAGCTGGGGCGCATGGAAACTGTAGTCCAGGGCTCACAGAACAAGGCCTGCACTGTCCTCTTTATGctgctttatttcttttccacAGCTGGAACAGTGTGGTGGGTTATTCTGACCATTACTTGGTTTCTGGCTGCGGGGCCCAAGTGGAGCTGTGAAGCTATTGAGAAGAAGGCAGTGTGGTTCCACTCCTCGGCTTGGGGGATTCCCGGGGCTTTGACGGTAATGTTGCTGGCCATGAACAAAGTGGAGGGTGACAGTATCAGCGGGGTGTGCTTCGTGGGGCTGTATGACCTGGACGCACTGCGCTACTTCGTACTGGCCCCCCTGTGCACTGGTGTGGTTGTGGGTCTGTCTCTGCTCTTGGCTGGCATCATCTCCCTCAATCACGTGCGACGGGTGATCCAGCACGACGAGAGGAACCAGGAGAAGCTGAAGAAGTTCATGATCCGGATCGGCGTATTCAGCTGTCTTTATCTGGTGCCTTTGGTTACCCTGCTGGGGTGCTACATCTACGAACAAGGTCACCGGACCACTTGGGAAATGACATGGGTCAATGACCATTGCGAAGAGTACCACATCCCCTGCCGACCTTACCAGGTATCTACGTAAATACAGATCTAGTTTGTATATGATCATTAGAAAACTGTATCCTGATATGTTTTGAATTGACTTCCGTTCTgcctacagctacggccaaatgtttgcatcaccctgtagaattaacttgctttcataaagtcgaatgaaacctgatgaataatattatgttaacatattgaattacgtactgctttgtagttttctgtattattaacaaaaaactgacaaattgaaaaaatgtgccatttcaaaatctaacatgaaatactgtactactattatggcttcatgTAGATttttttgcgatataattttgtagtttctttgattatgtatgttaaataaaacatctaaattgtCTCAATTCTGATcatataaaatgattttatttagtaTTCTGAAAAATTACATGTTGACTGTGTTACTTTTTCTTTCAGATTAAGACATTAGCAAGACCGGATCTTTCCCTGTTTCTGGTCAAATATCTGATGACCCTAATCGTTGGCATCTCTGCCGTCTTTTGGGTCAGCAGTAAGAAGACATGTTCAGAATGGGCATTGTTCTTCAACAAGACTCGCAAGAGAGAGTAAGAAAagcttttaaactgtttttgcaTTCTTTCATAGTAAACAGCTCATTTTTAGATTAAGTTGTGAAGCCTAGCTGTAATTAGTATTGGGAGCCCCTGTCTCGATTTGAAATCTAAACATAACCATCAATGTTGTGCCTCAGTCTGCTGTAAACATATCCCAAATAAAGTGTGTCGTAAAAGCGAGAGCCATCGACACACTTACCTGGAAAGTGGAATATGGTATCTCTGTTGGACTGGCCCTAATACCgagagatatattatatatatatatatatatatatatatatatatatatatatatatatatattatatatcgttCAAAAGATTCAACTTTCCCATTGTTTTGGACAGCAATCTTCTAAGTTGAACACTGTTGTGTCTGCAATTACTGTCTCCAGCATGGTATGTATCATCTTTTCATGTATCATTGTTACATACAACCAGGAATTAAAgcttgtgtttattttgcttcaGTCCCATCAGCGAGAGTCGAAAAGTGCTGCAAGAATCCTGTGagtttttcttaaaacaaaactcCAGAGTGCAGCACAAAAAGAAGCACTACAAGCCAAGCTCCCACAAGCTGAGGGTCATCTCAAAGTCGATGGGGACCAGCACAGGAGCAACAGCAAACCACGGCACGTCTGCAGTCGGCATCACCAATCATGACGTTTTAGCCCAGGCCACATTCTCCGAGATCAGGGCTTCATCGGATACTTCTGGGAAAGAGCTCGCAGAGCAGGGCAGTTCAACTCGGGCAAACCAGCCTCGGTCAAAATCCAGGGAACGGTCACCCTCCGGCCAGGCGTTGACGTCACGTGGTTTGTCTGAGGATGTAATGGAGAAGAGGAGCAAAGCTGGGAGCTCTGGCAAAGTAAGCAGCCTCTCTGAGAGTTTGCAGCGAGTCCCTGATGGAAGGTAATCactacaccatttttttttaaatcaaaaccaaaaaagCAGCGGcaaatggaaaaataacaacctcagattggttaaacagcatcacatgaccgtgcgtatatatagCAGATTCCGtagcttgcatactaatgagctgcttcacacaaaataaatcactgtgCACCACTGCAATGGTGcgcaaccaaacttttatcacgGGCCGCATATCCAAAAAAATAGTTTAACCTTGTGTGTACCGGGCCGcacattactaaagaataatctGTTTAACCCTtcgctgcaatatacataggcaataCATATAGGTAATTTACCTTACAGttaattttatttcgtactgcatgatacacatcacaaacaaaatatacaaaacaattaacaaaggattaatatcgtactgttaccctatacacacattgcacagtaacacaaagcaaattaaatatctatttgcTGAAGCAGTTTCTATTTTAGCCGACGAGTTGTTCGGTTGTAGCAGACAGCAAaatagcaaaagtcacaaggcagaaATGTCACCTCACTAGCAAAAAGCCtctgttgggaatggattctttcaatgcagtgtgtttgtgcgtttgagaaaggagaggaagactcgtgaaattagttggagacaagctgatgagaagcaattgccCTCCACAGTACGAATTAAGATGGTGTgctgatttttatttgaaaaatttgaaaaagcaagtcaacaaagtttaaaaatatatatatttacggtATATTCATAAGAGCaatggaattaatacactgtCGGGTCTACTGGTACAACACTAACTTTCTGAGAGAAgtcagcagtccacctgaaaataaagaaataaatagtgcATCAGCAACGGTCTAGAATAGACAcacaacagtagatgaggaacagctaaatgaaatagaagaaaacgggctgttaatgtacttagactggttttaaagaagaaaatataGACATAAATTTCAAAgaaataagtgaaaaaaaaaaaatctcaacaacattaagggaattttatgttagtgcaagaagttcaacctGGGCATCTAGTATTCATTCTCCAGTTTTATAAAGCTGtgctggactaaatagatattttaacagtagaagttttaacatctctgctggcagcaagtttaaaaccaacaGTGGTATATATGTGAAACGTACAACCTGTTGTGATAATATACCTTACATATCTCTTATCTCTGTCTATTTGTCTATATCTATTTGCTTGATTAA
This Polyodon spathula isolate WHYD16114869_AA chromosome 3, ASM1765450v1, whole genome shotgun sequence DNA region includes the following protein-coding sequences:
- the LOC121313255 gene encoding frizzled-6-like isoform X2 gives rise to the protein MQKLLRLGFFVFCLEVIGVPLIQGHSAFTCEPIQVHRCLGMHYNMTFFPNIMEHYDQDIAAKKMEPFVPLISLGCSPDVHKFMCEAFVPACTDQNKVIHPCRSLCERVHSDCAKVIDTFGVTWPPELECGRLEECRGSLPGTPAPSTKHAVTQKTAQPVQRDYGFWCPLKLKTPVGQSSMFLGVSDCAPPCANMYFTSDEIKFAKNFIGILSIICLCATLFTFFTFLIDVKRFRYPERPIIFYAVCYSIVSLIYFTGFLLDNSTACNKSNEKLGRMETVVQGSQNKACTVLFMLLYFFSTAGTVWWVILTITWFLAAGPKWSCEAIEKKAVWFHSSAWGIPGALTVMLLAMNKVEGDSISGVCFVGLYDLDALRYFVLAPLCTGVVVGLSLLLAGIISLNHVRRVIQHDERNQEKLKKFMIRIGVFSCLYLVPLVTLLGCYIYEQGHRTTWEMTWVNDHCEEYHIPCRPYQIKTLARPDLSLFLVKYLMTLIVGISAVFWVSSKKTCSEWALFFNKTRKRDPISESRKVLQESCEFFLKQNSRVQHKKKHYKPSSHKLRVISKSMGTSTGATANHGTSAVGITNHDVLAQATFSEIRASSDTSGKELAEQGSSTRANQPRSKSRERSPSGQALTSRGLSEDVMEKRSKAGSSGKNDPQK
- the LOC121313255 gene encoding frizzled-6-like isoform X1 translates to MQKLLRLGFFVFCLEVIGVPLIQGHSAFTCEPIQVHRCLGMHYNMTFFPNIMEHYDQDIAAKKMEPFVPLISLGCSPDVHKFMCEAFVPACTDQNKVIHPCRSLCERVHSDCAKVIDTFGVTWPPELECGRLEECRGSLPGTPAPSTKHAVTQKTAQPVQRDYGFWCPLKLKTPVGQSSMFLGVSDCAPPCANMYFTSDEIKFAKNFIGILSIICLCATLFTFFTFLIDVKRFRYPERPIIFYAVCYSIVSLIYFTGFLLDNSTACNKSNEKLGRMETVVQGSQNKACTVLFMLLYFFSTAGTVWWVILTITWFLAAGPKWSCEAIEKKAVWFHSSAWGIPGALTVMLLAMNKVEGDSISGVCFVGLYDLDALRYFVLAPLCTGVVVGLSLLLAGIISLNHVRRVIQHDERNQEKLKKFMIRIGVFSCLYLVPLVTLLGCYIYEQGHRTTWEMTWVNDHCEEYHIPCRPYQIKTLARPDLSLFLVKYLMTLIVGISAVFWVSSKKTCSEWALFFNKTRKRDPISESRKVLQESCEFFLKQNSRVQHKKKHYKPSSHKLRVISKSMGTSTGATANHGTSAVGITNHDVLAQATFSEIRASSDTSGKELAEQGSSTRANQPRSKSRERSPSGQALTSRGLSEDVMEKRSKAGSSGKVSSLSESLQRVPDGRMTPRSDFLEGRPVQSSHPLRHSSSQHSSIKGSTSFLVHIVPEEKSEQNQDNSCSNA